DNA sequence from the Streptomyces sp. NBC_01497 genome:
CATCTTCGCCCAGTTCATGTTCCTGCCCTTCGCGCCGGTCTGGTCGATCCTCGCGATCGGCGTCTCGGTCTTCGTGATCTGGGCCCTGGCCTGGGACCGCGGGACGCACAGGACCGTGTGACGCGGGACCCTCGCGGCACGGGGTGCCGGGAGACGGCCTCTTGGGTAAGGATGCGGGCGGCGCGCCGGTCGGTCCGGTGCGCTGCCCGCAGCCCGTATCCGTGGGCGGCCGTGGATCCGTCGGCGGACACCGCCGTGTATCCGGCGGCCGCTTCGGAGCCGGGCAGGGACGCGGATCCGTTCCCGTCGCCCGGAAGGCCGGCCGTTGCCCACGTCGTCGCTCGCGCCTCCTCGCACCGAAGGCCCGCCTGTCCGCCGTCCGTTGGCGCTGCGCCTCGTACGCGGTGCCGTCCGCGCGGCCGTCTCGCTGCTGCTGCTCGCCGTGTCGGTGGTGGTGGCCTGCAGGGTGGCGGGGACCGACGGGGTCACCCCCGTACCGCAGTTGCTCGCGCTGCTGCCGTGGCTGCTGGTGCCCGCGGGGATCGCACTGCTCGGTGCCGCGGGCCTGCGATGGCGGACGGGCGTGCTGTGGGCCGTGGTGGCCCTGGTGGTCACCGCCTGGTTCGTACGGCCCTATGGGGCGGGCGCGTCAGCCCCCGTTCCGCCGGGGCCGGTCGTGGCACACCTGACCGTGCTGACCTCCAACGTCGAATTCGGGCAGGCGACGGCGGGCCTGATCGACGAGGTACGGCGGGAGAGCGCGCGCGGACGGAAACCGGACCTGGTCTTCGTGGAGGAGTGTTCGCTGCACTGTTCCGCGCTGCTGGACGCGCGGCTGCCGCACGCGCTCTATCCGTACCGCGACATCGTCCGGGAGGACGGCTCCAAGGGTTCCGCGATCCTCTCCGTGCTCCCGCTCGACGCCACGCCCGGCATCCCGTCCACGATGGCGATGCCCGGCGCGCGGGTCGCGCTCGGGGGCCGGACGGTACGGGTCCAGCTCGCGCACCCCCTGCCGCCGATCCCGGGCCAGGTCGACGACTGGCGCACCGAGCTCGGCCGGATCCGCGCGTACGCGGCGGCCGGACGCGGCGGGCCGCCCACGCTCATCGCGGGCGATTTCAACGCCACGCGCGACCACGCGGCCTTCCGCGACCTGCTGGCGGCGGGCGGTCTGCGGGACAGCGCCCTGTACGGCGGGGCCGCGCACACGCCCTCCTGGCCGCACGCGGCCCCCAGGCCGCTGGGCGTCCAGATCGACCACGTACTGGTCAGCCGGGAATTCTCGGTACGGGACGCGCGGTTCATCGGCCTGTCCGACACGGACCACCGCGCCCTGCTGGTACGGCTCGACCTGCACGGGTGAAGGGGGCAGGATCGGCATTAGGACCCAAGGAATCGTCGTCACTGACACGTGTGCGAGAGGCGGGCGCGCGATGAGCGCTTCGAACGACAACAAGGGCATCTTCCACACCATCGACGACCTCGTGGACGAGGAGCACCGGCTGCGCGAGCGCTCCGTCGGGACGCAGGGCCTCGCCGCCGAGGAGCGGGAGCGGCTCCGTGCGGTGGAGGTGGAACTGGACCAGTGCTGGGACCTGCTGCGGCAGCGACGGGCCAAGTCGGAGTTCGGCGAGGACCCGGCGGAGGCGAAGGTGCGCCCGGCGAACGAGGTCGAGGGCTACCAGGGCTGAGACCGCCCCTGCCCGCCCGTCAGGTCACGGACCGCCGTCCGGGCGTTCCGACTGCCCTGCCGTTCGGCGCCGGCGGATCGTGGCGAGGGCGAGGGCGAGGGCGAGGGCGAGGGCGAGGGCGAGGGCGGCGGACGGTGGCGGCGTGGTGCGGGCATGGCCCGTCGCCCCGCGACGGTTGGCGAGGGGGCCGCGTGGGTCCCGGGTCCCGAGTGCCCGGACGGCGCCCGGCACCCCCGCCGCGCCCCGACCCCTGACCTCTGACCTCTGACCCCCGCGATGGGCCGGCCCGTCTCAGTTGCCCTGGAGGCGGTCCAGCTCCCTGCGGTCGCGCTTCGTGGGGCGGCCCGCACCGCGCGGGCGCACCGCGGCCGGTGCCGTGAGTTCCCTCGGCGGAGGCGGCGGGCTGTTGTCGATGTAGCAGGTCGTGGCGACGGGGGCGCCCACCCGCTTCTTGATCAACTTGGTGATGACGACGCGTCGTTCATGGGCCGAGTGCCAGACGCGCACCTCGTCGCCCGCCCTCACCGGCTGTGACGGCTTGACGCGCTCGCCGTTCACCCGGATGTGGCCGGCCTTGCAGGCGGTCGCGGCCTGGGAGCGCGTCTTCGTCAGGCGTACGGACCAGACCCAGCTGTCCACCCGCACGGACGGGCCTCCGCCGGGGGCGGGGGCGGGTGCCTCGGCGCCGGGCGGCGGGGCCGGGGACGCGGCGGGAGTCCCGGCCTCGGCGGTCCGGCCGGGCTGCTCGGTCCGGCCGGACCGTTCGGTCTGCTCGTTCGGGTCGTCGGCGGGCATACCACCGAGCCTAACCGCAGCGCGCCGGCAGGAGCGGTGCCGCGGGACGGGGGCGGGAGAGGGCGGACAGCGGGAAGGGCGTCGGCGAGGCGGCCGCCCGCAGTCGGGCGCCGGGGTCCCGCGCGACGCGCCGCCCGCAGTCGGGCGCCGGGGTCCCGCGCGAGGCCCCGCCGCCTGCGATCGGGCCTCGCGGTGCTGGCCGGCGGTCCTGGCCAACGGGGAGCCGCCCGCGGCCGGGCGCCGGACCGTGCGTCGGCGCGCGTGACTTTGACGCGTACGCGTCGTTGGGTACGACGGCGTCGAACTGGTCTTCGTCATAGGGGACTTGCTCGAACAAGCCGTCCCGCGACCGGCGGTGTCGGACGGACTTGACGCCGTGAGGCACCGCGCGCGGCGCCGCCACGTCGCTACCATGCCGACCCCGCCCCTCTCCGGAAGCAGTGGGTGATCGCGATGCGCGGACGTAACGCACGCAGTGGACGTCGTGGGCCCGACGGGCGCGGCGGAGCCGTGCGCCCCGGCGCGCGGGGCCGTGGCGCGCCGGGGCGCGGCCTGCAGCCGGGGGTCCTCGGGATGTTCGCCACGACCGTGATGGCCGTCGCGGGCAGTGCGCCCGGGTACACGATCTCCGCCACGACGGCCGTGCTCGTCGGCGCGGTCGGCCTCGCGAGTCCCGCCGCGCTGCTGTACTGCGCGGTACCGATGTTCGGGATCGTCCTGGCCTACGGCAGGCTCGGCCGCGTCGACGGGAGCGCGGGTGCCGCGTACTCCTGGGTGGGGCGCACCCTCCACCCGTTCCTGGGCTTCCTCGCGGGCTGGGCGCTCGTCGTGTCCACCACGATCTTCATGGTGGCGGGCGCGCTGCCGGCCGGCACGCTCACGCTGTCCCTGTTCGATCCGGCGCTCGGCGACCGGACCGGGCTCGCCGCGCTGGTGGGGGCCGGGTGGTTCCTGGTGATGTTGGCGGTCGTGATGTGCGGGGTGCGGCTGTCCGTGCGGACGCAACTCGCCCTGACGGGAGTCGAGGTGGCGCTCCTCGTGGCCTTCCTGGTGCTCGCGCTCGTGCACGGCGGCGGGGGCCGGGACTTCGACTGGCGGTGGCTGGGGTTCGGCGACTTCGACGGGCCGGGCGGGTTCGCCGCAGGCGCGCTCGTCGCGACGTTCTACTTCTGGGGCTGGGACGTCACCAGCAACCTGAGCGAGGAGACCCGCAACAGCCGGCGGACCGCCGGGATCGCGGCGCTGATCGGGGTGGGTGTGGTGTTCCTGCTCTTCGAGGCGTACACCGTCGCCGTCACCATGCTCCTGACGCCCGGGCAGGTCGCGGGGGGCGGCGCGGACGTGCTGCGGGTGCTGGGAGAGGCCGTGTGGCCGGGGGTGGGCGGCAGGTTGCTGATCGTCGCGGTGCTGCTGTCGACGGTGGCGACGTTCGAGACGACCCTCATCCAGGTGACCCGGTCCCTGTTCGCGATGGGCCGCGACCGTACGCTGCCCGCCGCGCTCGGCCGGGTGCACCGCCGGTGGAACACCCCGTACACGGCGATCGCGGTGGTCGGTGTGGTGGCCCTCGTGATGCTGCTGGCCGCGGGCCTGTTCGGGTCGGTCACGGAGGTCGTGTCGGACGCGGTGACCGCCATCTCCCTCCAGATATGTGTGTATTACGGGCTCGCGGGGCTTGCCGTGGTCGTCGCCTACCGGAAGCTGCTGCTGACCTCCGTGAAGGAGTTCCTGCTGAGCGGGGTCTGGCCGCTGCTGGGTTCCGTGTTCGTGTTGTGGATGTTCTTCGAATCGCTGGGCCGGCTGACGGGACCGCAGGCCACCATCGGGCTCGGAGGACTCGGTATCGGAATCGTCCCGATGTTCTGGTACTGGCGGAAGGGCAGTTCGTACTACCGTCCAGCACGCCTGGACGCGTCGCGGGCGACCGCGGGACCTGCCCGGGAAAACGGTGTACGGCACGACGACGGCGCGATGGCGACGGACTTCTGAGGGCGTGGGAGCACGCGGGGGCGCGCGGGACGAAGCGGGCCGGCTCAGCTGAGGAGGGTCTGCCATGGCGACGGAGAACCGGCACAGGTCGGCCGGAGGCCGCGGGTGGCTCGGACGGCCGGTATGGCCGGGACGTCCGGGGGTGGCGAGCTTCGCGGGGATGCCGGACACCGACCGCGCGCCCGCCGCACCGGAGCCGTACGAGAAGCGCCACAAGCGTGCGGCGCCCTGGGCGCCGGGGGGCCGCGGCACCCGGGAGCCGCTCGACCCGCACGCGCCGCCACCCGCGCCCGGCGGACTGGGATGGACCGTGCGCCCCGCCGCCCTCGCGGAGGACCAGGTGGACGACGGCCCGCCCTGTCCGCCGCCCGGCACGGCGGAGGACGCAACCGACTTCGACCCGGGCTTCGGCGACATACGGCTCACCGAGGCGCGCCAGGACATCGTGATCGGCCGCTGGCAGGGCGTACGCGACCTGTTCGCGGTCACCGGCGACAACTGGCCACGCCGTACGCACCGGTTGCGGGTCCTCTCCAACGCGGCGGCGGCAGGGTCGGTCTCCGAGACGTGGGCCGAGGCCGAACCGGGCAACCCGGACGCGTTGGTGCTGCGCGCGGCCACGGAGGTGGTGCGGGTCTTCGACGAGGCGATCGCGCTGCACGGCGGGGTACGTCCCGGCAAGGGCAGCGGCGTCGCGGAGTCCCGGCTCGACGGCGTCGTACGGTCCTGCCTGCGCGCGGCGGACGCGAGCCCCCTCGACCCGGCCCCCTGGATTTCCCTGCTGACGGTCGCCAGGCTGTACGGGAAGGGCGTGCGCGGCCCGGAACTGCAGCGCTGGTGGGACGGGTTGCGACGGCGCGACCCGCACAACGTGGAGGGGCACACCCAGTTGCTGCGGTACTTCTCCGCGCGCTGGCACGGCACCCACGGCCGCATGTACGGCTTCGCGCGCGACGCCGCCGCCGTCGCACCGCAGGGCTCACCCCTGCCGGTGCTGGTGCAGATCGCCCGTGTCGAGGAGTTCCGGTACGTGATCGAGTCGGCGGCGGCGCAGGGCACACCCCCGCCGTGCGAGACCGGCCAGCACTGGCAGCACGAGATCGCGGTGACGGATGCGCGGCGCACCTACGCGCGGTGGCTCGGCGGGCGCCCCGAAGGCCCGCTCCTCCCGGAAGAGGTCGGCAGCCTCAACTACCTGACCCACGCGCTGTGCCTGGCCGGCCTCGACGCCGCGGCGTCGGACGCGTTCGCGCTGCTCGGCGGCCGGGCGGCGCGCGCGCCGTGGTCGTACACGGGCGACCCGGAGGGGCAGTTCACGGCGTACCGCAGGGCGAGGCGGGGGGCCGGCCGGGACGGCGGCTAACCTTACGTATCCGCCCTGGCCAGAAATGTGGGGTCACTCCGGGTCGATCCGCAGGCCCTGACTTCC
Encoded proteins:
- a CDS encoding endonuclease/exonuclease/phosphatase family protein; amino-acid sequence: MALRLVRGAVRAAVSLLLLAVSVVVACRVAGTDGVTPVPQLLALLPWLLVPAGIALLGAAGLRWRTGVLWAVVALVVTAWFVRPYGAGASAPVPPGPVVAHLTVLTSNVEFGQATAGLIDEVRRESARGRKPDLVFVEECSLHCSALLDARLPHALYPYRDIVREDGSKGSAILSVLPLDATPGIPSTMAMPGARVALGGRTVRVQLAHPLPPIPGQVDDWRTELGRIRAYAAAGRGGPPTLIAGDFNATRDHAAFRDLLAAGGLRDSALYGGAAHTPSWPHAAPRPLGVQIDHVLVSREFSVRDARFIGLSDTDHRALLVRLDLHG
- a CDS encoding DUF2630 family protein yields the protein MSASNDNKGIFHTIDDLVDEEHRLRERSVGTQGLAAEERERLRAVEVELDQCWDLLRQRRAKSEFGEDPAEAKVRPANEVEGYQG
- a CDS encoding RNA-binding S4 domain-containing protein produces the protein MPADDPNEQTERSGRTEQPGRTAEAGTPAASPAPPPGAEAPAPAPGGGPSVRVDSWVWSVRLTKTRSQAATACKAGHIRVNGERVKPSQPVRAGDEVRVWHSAHERRVVITKLIKKRVGAPVATTCYIDNSPPPPPRELTAPAAVRPRGAGRPTKRDRRELDRLQGN
- a CDS encoding APC family permease, encoding MFATTVMAVAGSAPGYTISATTAVLVGAVGLASPAALLYCAVPMFGIVLAYGRLGRVDGSAGAAYSWVGRTLHPFLGFLAGWALVVSTTIFMVAGALPAGTLTLSLFDPALGDRTGLAALVGAGWFLVMLAVVMCGVRLSVRTQLALTGVEVALLVAFLVLALVHGGGGRDFDWRWLGFGDFDGPGGFAAGALVATFYFWGWDVTSNLSEETRNSRRTAGIAALIGVGVVFLLFEAYTVAVTMLLTPGQVAGGGADVLRVLGEAVWPGVGGRLLIVAVLLSTVATFETTLIQVTRSLFAMGRDRTLPAALGRVHRRWNTPYTAIAVVGVVALVMLLAAGLFGSVTEVVSDAVTAISLQICVYYGLAGLAVVVAYRKLLLTSVKEFLLSGVWPLLGSVFVLWMFFESLGRLTGPQATIGLGGLGIGIVPMFWYWRKGSSYYRPARLDASRATAGPARENGVRHDDGAMATDF